The Triticum aestivum cultivar Chinese Spring chromosome 5A, IWGSC CS RefSeq v2.1, whole genome shotgun sequence genomic sequence TAGAGAGAGTGCAAGTGACAATTGAAGGATGTAGTGTTTTGATTTTGAAGCTACAGATGTCGAAGCTTGTAGTGTATCTTTGATGTATTTTCATGTGAGGGAACAATTGAAGGATGTAGTGTTttgattttgatgaatttatgcaACTTATTTTATCATTGTAAGATTGTCTGACTTATTTTAGTATGTAAGCTTCAAGTGTTGCTGAAGATGGGTGTTTGTATGCTGGTCGGGACTATGCTTCTAGTGCATTTGTTTAATCACTTTAAATGGTTTGTGTTGGTGACCTATCTGCAGGTCATGGGGAAGCAAAAGCTCACTATAAAGACCGAGGAGGAGTCAAATCCTCGTGAGAAGTACATAACCTGGACTGACGAGGCGACAAGGTTTATGCTTGATTGGTACATTGAGCTTCGTAAGGACAAACCTGCAACTTTCAAGTTCAAGAAACAGCACCACTTGCACTGTGCTGATGCTTTGAATGGCAAGTTTTCTCTTGGTGTCACTCAAACCCAAGTGGACCGACACTACCGGTCATGCAAGGAGAAGTGGGGCTGGGTGCGTCGCGCCATGGCCAATAGTGGCAACGGCTTTGACAGGATTAATTTCACATTCACACTTTCTGAGTCAGAAAAACAAAACCTAAGTGTAAGTTTGTATTACTGTGTTCTCTTGCTTCTATCATAGTCTAATATGAAAATAGGTGGATAGGCTGCTATTGTCCATATATGTGCTTCCTATTCATTGTCCTTTATTGTGATTGCTTAGTATTTTACCATCTTTTTCTTTACCTTATGTGCAGAAAACTGCAGTCAATTATCTTACTAGACCCATCAGGTTTTTTAATCAATTGCAAGAGTTATTCTCTGACCAGTCCCATGCTGATGGCTCGCTTGCAACTGACCAAACCACTGTCAATgtggatgatgatagtgatgacagCGAGGAAGTGAGGGAACTTGAGGCCAATCTAATTCCAGTTGACAGTGATGAAGCTGACTCTGACACTATTAATCGTCATAGTCCTAAAGTTGACTTGGAAGGCAATTCTTTAAACAAGAAGCGCAAGCACGTGTCATCTTCACCTTCCAAGAAGCCAACTAAGGGGAAAGCAAACAAGAAGGGCAAGATATCTAATGATGATATGGCAGCCAGTATCAAGAAGCTAGCTGACTCTCTTGCATCTCCTATTGTTTCTGTGCAACCAATGCCACCTACAGATCCATATGCAAACCTTTGGAAGCGGATAAATGCCCTTACCATACCAGCTAAGGATAAACTTGAGATTGTAGCATATCTATCCAAGCCAGATCAAGATATCTTTCGTAGTTACCTCAACTATGCTGATGAAACAATTCTTGGACAGTGGATCCTTAGCTTCTTCGAGCCTCGGTTTCAAGAAGATGGTGGCAATGGTGGATCTGCAACTGCTCACTGAATGGCCACATGACTAGATAGAGATTGCGGCTTCCTTTTGTTTACCGCTAGGAGCATGGGTAACATACATCATGCATATTTTGTCTATATAGAGCAGGCTGGGTGCATCATATTTTGTTTATATGGAGCAGACTTGGTGCTAGTCTGACTAGTATGACTTACTTGGTCTGGTAAAGACTTGGTTACTATGTGAATTTTATTTAGCCTCCTTGATGATTAATCTGATGTATCGAACAATATGAGTTATCTAATGTATTAGTTGAACCATGTCATTGTCAATTTATGAAAATGCATGCTTACAGTTTGTCTCTCTGTGTGTTTCTAAATTGAAAATTTGTATTAATGTCATGTGATATATGTGAGGTAGTGTCTGATGCTGATCACTTTTTGGCTGGCATGCATTTTGGAACCAAACCAAACACAGTCCAATCAAGGTTGCCAAATATTTGGCTTCAAACCAAACGCTGGCCAATGGTTTTGCCAAAAAGTTGGCAAGTGCTATAGGCTACAAACCAAACAGCCATAACCTGCCAATTTTTTGGTCTTGCCTTCAAGTTAGCGATGCCAATAATTTGGTAGGGCTAGATGGGGCACAATCCAAACATACCCCTAATATCAGAACCATCCCCTATGTTATCTTGTTTGATATGTTTGATGAGGTGCAATATCTTTTATTTTAGTATGGGTCACATGCATATATTCTAACCATCAGTGGACAGTACATGTGTGTTGCATAGAGCCTCTACACTCTAGATATGTAGAATTATATTTTACTTAACCTACACACATTAATTTTCTTTTATGGGCATATTTTATTTAAGTGCGAATCGAGACAACTAGTATTTTCATTATCTCATGTCTACACGTTGGATTTCACTCAGCACGTTCTATATGCATTAGAGTATATTTATTTAATCATCTATATGAGAGATGTATATAACATTTGTACCCCCTGTTTGTATTACTATTGACGTGACATAGCATGCATGTCCACAATGTAACCAACTAGAGGCTTCAAATATAATTTGGCAAACACCTAATTTATACATTTTTTTGTGCACTAGATCAGGAGGTACATGCACAATTTACATGGTCTTGTTTTATGCAACTCAAACATGCAGCAAATGACGAGTGCATTTTTTTTGTAGGCACATATACATTTTATGATTTTATGTAGATAGTCATCTAGGGTTCGTGTATGTTTCATATTTGTTTTTCCCCAAGCTTTATCTTTGCGTCGCTCTCATCtacgatggaaaggaaaatataTCCTCCTTAGTTTGGGTCGCCATGATCAACCAAGGAGTGAAATTTATCCTCTTTGACATAATCGCACTTTGGCTCGTATCACGATGATCAACCAAGGCAAAGATGACAAGATGGAATTATATGTCGTATGCTCCTTGATTTGTATCATGATGATCCGCCAAGGAGTATTTTTGTTGCCCTTAAACATATTCGCACTTTGGCTTGTATCATGATGATCAGCCAAAGCAAAATGTCAAGATGCAGCTATATGAAGAATGCTCCTTGGTTTGTATCACAATGATCAACCAGGGACAAATTTTCCTCTCTTAAATATAAGTGCTCTTTGGCTCGTATCACAATGATCAGCCAATGCAAAATATTAAGATGAAGATATATGGAGAATACTCCTTGGCTTGTATCACAATGACCAACCAAGGGAAAATTTTACTCTCCTAAACATACACTAGCTAGTAGAAAACAGGACTTTGGTTAGAGTCtgccaagcccattagtcccggttcagtcaagaaccgggacccatggggggcatacgtcctggttcgtgcgcccaggggcccGGCCAGGCCtcgggaggcatttgtcccggtttatgtggacccatttgtcccggttctaggcatgaaccgggaccaatgggcctcgctcctggcccacaaccattggtctcggttcgtgcctagaaccgggacagaaggggggcctttagtcccggttccaatcacgaaccaggaccaatgagatggctatatatacccctcatccgcgagcagagcactccacactgctctgttttttctggccggcgaggggagagctttgtggtgctctaactcacctcctatgcacacgaggtgttcgatgaaatgcacgagccacactagttaagctttctcctctcgaagctcggcctccaagctccattttccccgagatttgtctaggtttagcggtccgtcacgtcccgtctccGTCTtcgccgccgtcgatcgcccgcgccgatctcttcgcctgcaccaccgtggtgagcctcttgttcttatcttcttctgaaagaaaaaaaaattcttactttagatagatacttgcctaatttttttacttttattattgcttgttattatatagtgcgatggttttggtatccgcccccgtcggccctcgtcctggctatgattcagatgtggtatatattatatgtataactatttggttcatttattgtttatgacaattatgcccatcaagttgacatagattttatttatctaggaggtagttgaaccggaaattccaaccgaccctattgtcgaaaggttaaatttagttgagaagaaaacaattatttgaaggacaaaataaaaaaattgaggaggagaagatgatattggagttgcatgttgcggatgtcgtcgatgatcacaatatcaagatggatgcaatgcggttgaagattagaaagattagaaaatatgccattcataccgaggcctggtatcattatgtcgttggatcaatttttaccttggctgtgattatgatcgcatttgttgttacattgaaaggttttacatagtttcaatgtatggtttaactagatgctttggagagctatatgttgttcaatgagaactatgtatgtactttggttttaatgtgatgatgaacttctattaattggtcacttatctatccatgtgaatctgtgatggtttttgacacacataattatatataatgcacgcagatgaaccggcaatggatgtacagtgacggacacacctccgagtaaattaagggcctgcataattttctcgaagtggcttgggcaaacaagcagaatgattttatgtgttgtctatgccctaattgtgggaatacgaagtcttactctgaccggaaaaatctttcacacccacctgctttataagggtttcatgccacactataatgtttggataaAGCACAGAGAAATAGGTGTTATgttggaagacagcgaagaagaagaggacgatgacaactatgtgccccctgaatacggtgatgctgcaacgggggaagctgctgaagatcaagagaaacCAGATGATGTGTccgatgatgatgatcttcgccgggtcattgttgatgcaaggacacaatgcgaaagtcaaaaggagaagctgaagttcgatcgcatgttagaggatcacaaaaaagggttgtaccccaattgcgaagatggcaacacaaagctcggtaccgtactggaattgctgcagtggaaggcagagaatgctgtgtctgacaaaggatttgagaagctactgaaaatattgaagaagaagcttaaATGATAAGGAATTTcctgacagtacgtacgcagcaaagaaggttgtatgccctctaggattggaggtgcagaagatacatgcatgccctaatgactgcatcctctaccgtgatgcgtacgaggatttgaacgcatgcccggtatgtggtccattgcggtataagatcatacgagatgaccttggtgatgttgacggtgagccccccgggaagagggttcctgcgaaggtgatgtggtatgctcctataataccacggttgaaacgtctgttcagaaatgaagagcatgccaagttgatgcgatggcatagagaggaccgtaagaaagacgggaagttgagagcacccactgacgggtcgcaatggagaaaaattgagagaaagtactgggctgagtttggaGGTGACCCAAGGAaagtatggtttggtttaagcatggatggcattaatcctttcggggagcagagcaacaatcacaacacctggcctgtgactctatgtatgtataaccttcctccttggatgtgcatgaagcagaagttcattatgatgtcagttctcatccaaggccctaagcaacccggcaacgacattgatgtgtacctaaggacaTTAGTCGAAGAACTTTTACaattgtggaatggaaatggtgtacgtgtgtgggatgagcacaaacaggaggaatttaacctgcacacgttgctgtttgtaaccatcaacgattggcccgctctcagtaacctttcaggacaaacaaacaagggataccacgcatgcacgcactgtttagctaacaccgaaagtatatacctggaaaaatgcaggaagaatgtgtacctgggccatcgtcaatttctttcaaccaaccatcaatgtcgaaagaaaggcaaacatttcaaaggcgaggcagatcaccggaggaagcccgccatgcgtaccggtgatcacgtacttgctatggtcaatgatttacacgtaatctttggaaagggtctctgcggactatctgttctgaatgacgctgagggacgcgcacccatgtgaaagaagaaatctatattttgggacctaccctactggaaagagctagaggcccgctcttcaatcgacgtgatgcacatgacgcagaacctttgcatgaacctgctatgcttcttgggcgtgtatgggaagacaaaagatacaccggaggcatgggaggacctgcaacgtttgcacgaaaaaggcGACATGTctccaaagtagtatgaaggtcctgtcagctacgctcttaccaaagaagagaaggaaatcttctttgaatgcctgctcagtatgaaggtcccgtctggcttctcgtcgaatataaagggaataatgaatatgccagagaaaaagttccataacctaaagtctcatgactgtcacgtgattatgatgcaactgcttccggttgcattgagggggattctaccgaaaaacgtctgattagccattgtgaagttatgtgcaattctcaatgcaatctctcagaaggtgatcgatccagaaatcataccaaggctaaggagtgatgtggcgcaatgtcttgtcagtttcgagccggtgttcccaccatccttcttcaatatcatgacgcacgtcctagttcatctagtcgacgagattgtcattctgggccccatctttctacacaatatgttcccctatgagaggttcatgggagtcctaaagaaatatgtccgtaaccgtgctaggccagaaggaagcatctccatggaccATCAAACAGAGGacgtcattgggttttgtgttgacttcattcctggccttaagaagataggtctccctaaatcacggtatgaggggagactggcttggaggggactcaataatatgcagggacgggcattcttggtctcaagcacactacacagttctacagaactctaccttgctgacctcgtatgtcgatgaacacaagaatagtctgcgctcgaaacacccggagcagtgtgacagctggattacatgtgaacacatcaggacttccagcagttggttggaaacacgtctcagaggtgacaacactgtatgtgatgagctatactcgttgtccaggggaccatcttcgactgtattgacttacaaaggatacgagataaatgggaatacattttacacgattgcccaatatcaaaagagcaccaaccaaaacagcggtgtccactttgatgcagcaaccaagaggggaaaggacacatattatggttacatagtggacatatgggaacttgactacggacatgattttaaggtccctttgtttaagtgcaaatgggtcaatctgtcaggaggcggggtacaggtagacccacagtatggaatgacaacagtggatctgaacaatcttgggtatactgacgaaccgtttgtcctagccaatgatgtggcgtaggttttctatgtgaaggacatgtctaccaaaccgagaaaaagaaaagataaggaagcgaatacatcatacgatgagccaaagcgccacatagttctttcaggaaaaagagacatcgtgggagtggatggcaagacatacatgtctgaagattatgaaaagttttatgaaattcctcccttcaaagtcaaggatgacccaagcaccctgttaaacgatgaagattatccatggttacggcgcaataagaaaaggaaacaagtgaagaaaaagtgaagactttctctccacaactattatgatgatacctttgatctagaatatccatgtaacagacgagtttccatatgaaaccatgatacttcgaaagagattgtctgttttgtacacgaagtgcatccagtttttgtcgtaaccctctcaactttttagcacatgctatgtgggtgaaatgatgatatcatgccaactttcaaccttgtcagagttcatttgtagtgcttttcattttcagggtcgtatagctaaaaaattagtaaatgcatgaaaaaataacaaatgaagtcagaaagggttgaaaattgatggtgtggctttgaatggttgaacacacaaaaagtctggagttcaaataagttcaaaaaatgaaatcccgttgtaacagatgagctttcgtccgaaaccctgatacatcgaaagagattgtccgttttgtacacgaagtgcatccagtttttcccgtaaccctctcaactttttagcacatggtatgtgggtgaaatgatgataccatgccaattttcaacctcttcagagttcatctgaagtgctttccaatttcaaggtcatttagctcaaagaatgaactaatataaaaaagaatgatctggaatttttttatgaaactctaatagcaaaaataataaactaaaagaatgaactagaaaactttatgcaactaaaattatcaaagtattttctgttcaaaacattaaaagcaaatagaattttcataaaataaataaaataaaataaaataaataagtagaaacaaaataaattttaataaataagtagaaacaaaacaaaataaaataaaataaactttaataaataagtagaaacaaaataaagttaataagtagaaacaaaataaaacaaaataaactttaataaaataaatagaaatagcaacagcaagtattttgctgtaagtagaaacaaaattaaaaaaataaagcaacaaagaaaaaaacctagaaaaaatgccacctactgggtcACCACGGTGTGAATACGACTAGAAATtcacccatgggccaggattcaggcccgcagaaggcccagtaggcccacaggcagatacagtgtgtttaggcccgtaagcctgcagttcaGGGGAGTTCAAAAGGGGAGGCagagccgcgcttataaaccagtgcggaagCCTCCCAGCTAGAGAGGTGGGACTAAAATTTTGGCCGCGGCGATAGCaccccctttcgtcccggttggtggcaccaaccgggaccaatacccaccttaggtcccgattggtggcaccaaccgggactaatgtccacctttagtcccggttggtgccaccaaccgggaccaaaggtctcttcttcccgccctttgggctgctgaaaaagagacatttggtcccggttggtggcaccaaccaagaGTAAAGGggtgctttggtcccggttggtgctacgaaccgggaccaaagggctggCTATATAAGCAACACTTGCAAATTAGTTTCTCCCCGACGCCACCCTCTGCCCCGCCGCCCTGCTCCTTGTCGCCGTCGTCCATGCCCGTCGTCGCACCGCCCCTgtccccgacgccgcccgccgcccccgccgtcgccgtcatcgtcgcccgcgcccgtcgtcgccgtcgcccaccgTCGCCCGCACCCCTCGCCCGACGCCATCGCCGCTCGCCGCTCGCCGCCCCGGCCCTGctccgacgcgcgccgccccggcccgcccccgtccTCGCCGTCGCCATGCCACTCCCCCTTCGTCGCCATCGCCCCCTGCGTCGTCGACAtcatcgccgtcgccgtcctcgccgccgaccccgcgcccctcctcaccttggtccggccggcgccctcaCTGTccttaattttttttcatatatatgcttgttttttcatatatatgatgatatatatgcttgttatcataattgtttttattcatatatatgatgatttttttatagaatatgatgtttttttgttcatagatgatcatatatatgatgtatgcatggatgtggatgaaatatgatgtttttttgttcatagaatatgatgtttttttattcatagattttttttgttcatgagagaggcggggacgtcGAGGAAGTTGTATTGTTTAGGGTTAGGGTCGTCGAGgaagaaggaaaataaggaaaaataagaaaagaggaagaaggagaagaaggagaagaagaggagaaaaaaaataagaagaggaagtagaagaaaaaaaggagaagaagaaggaatagaggagaagaagaaaaaatatctcctctattccttcttcttctcctcttttttcttcttctcctcttttttcttcttctcctctttcttcttcttcttcttcttcttcttcttcttcttcttcttcttcttcttcttcttcttcttcttcttcttcttcttcttcttcttcttcttcttcttcttatcgggaacgagggtgtcgagggtCACTGAGGGGTccagggtcgaggatcgccgaggggttgaGGGGACGAGGtttcgagggtcgaggatcgtcgAGGGTAAGAGGGTTCGAGGGTCAAGGGTCGAGGatgccgaggggtcgagaggtttcctagtgtcaaagtattgaagaaatccatgccttcatcatttgtcagaagtaaccggggcatgttggtacgaagttctgcaaagttgttttggaacggagtcccgacAGAATAATTCATCTTTTTGTACGAATtttagcaaaggccttccaaatagcgatatttggaaggctcttgctgaactttgtaccaaaaagcaaattatcctatctgggactctgttccagaacaactttgaagagcttcgtaccatcatgcgcctattactttcgcctaatgatgaagacatggttttgttgaatcctttgacactagacaaacgtgacatgagggggtcgagggtcgggaactagggtagagggtcgtggatcactGAGCGGTCGAGGGTTCGAGAGTCGTCGAGGGGCCTAGGGTTTGAGGGTCGAGgaacgccgaggggtcgagggttttAGGGTTGTCGAGGGTCCTAGGGTTCAAGGGTCGAGGAacaccgaggggtcgagggccgccgagggttcgagggttgagGGTCGAGGATCACCAAGGGGTTGAGGGTTGAGGATCGAGGAGGGGGCGAGAGGTTGCCtagctagtgtcaaagtattgaagaaatccatggcttcatgatgtctactacacaaccttattcttgtagacgttgttgggcctccaagtgcagaggtttgtaggacagtagaaaatttccctcaagtggatgacctaaggtttatcaatccgtaggaggcgtaggatgaagatggtctctctcaagcaaccctgcaaccaaataacaaagagtctcttgtgtccccaacacacccaatacaatggtaaattgtataggtgtactagttcgacgaagagatggtgatacaagtggtgtatggatggtagataaaggtttttgtaatatgaaaatataaaaacagcaaggtaactaatgataaaagtgagtgtaaacggtattgcaatgcgttgaaacaaggcatagggttcatactttcgctagtgcaagttccctcaacaataataacgtaattggatcatataactatccctcaacatgcaacaaatagtcaccccaaagtcactaatagcggagaacaaacaaagagattatggcggggtacgaaaccacctcaaagttattatttccaatcaatccgttgggctattcctataagtgtcacaaacagccctagagttcgtactagaataacaccttaagacacaaatcaaccaaaaccctaatgtcacctagatactccaatgtcacctcaagtatccgtgggtatgattatatgatatgcatcacacaatctcagattcatctattcaaccaacacatagaacctcaaagagtgccccaaagtttctaccgga encodes the following:
- the LOC123103994 gene encoding uncharacterized protein, producing MGKQKLTIKTEEESNPREKYITWTDEATRFMLDWYIELRKDKPATFKFKKQHHLHCADALNGKFSLGVTQTQVDRHYRSCKEKWGWVRRAMANSGNGFDRINFTFTLSESEKQNLSKTAVNYLTRPIRFFNQLQELFSDQSHADGSLATDQTTVNVDDDSDDSEEVRELEANLIPVDSDEADSDTINRHSPKVDLEGNSLNKKRKHVSSSPSKKPTKGKANKKGKISNDDMAASIKKLADSLASPIVSVQPMPPTDPYANLWKRINALTIPAKDKLEIVAYLSKPDQDIFRSYLNYADETILGQWILSFFEPRFQEDGGNGGSATAH